A window of Acropora muricata isolate sample 2 chromosome 6, ASM3666990v1, whole genome shotgun sequence genomic DNA:
CACATGGTGCTAAACTACCCTTCAAAATGACTGACCTTGATTAaagaaatcttgaaaaaaaaatgttcctcAATACTATGAATGAACAATTAAAGTACAATGGTGATTGCTCTCTTTTCTCAGTGTTTCCAAGATCTAGCATTCCTAATAAAATACGAGCCTATTCATCCTGCATACAAGTGACTACAGAGCTACTATGTACATTTCCACTGTTAAAACCCAATCAAAAGGAGCTGTACAATTCTACTGTGAACCTCAATTTCCACAATAAACAATATCACTTACATTTAAAGCAGAAGGCAAATTAATTAAATCcaaaacatagaaaaaaaacTCACCTACTAAATACTTTGGAAACTTTGATAGAATGACAATAAACAGTGTGGAAGACCCATGAAAATCCAAGGCACAGGATTGCACCAGCAAAAAAGGCCCCAAATACAAGCTTTTCTTGCCAGCCATTTGGAAATGGATATGATGTTGAAATGGGTCGCAAAAACATGTAAAACATGACACAAATAAAGGCAACAAAGCCAATCAGGTGAGTCCATATATTTCCAGTTTCTGagtgaattttaaaaatgcttttAAAGCAAGACCTGAATGATGGCATAGGGGGTCTGTGGTGGTGTGACAAAAAGTCATTATCTCGAAGCCATTCTGGAAGTTCAATGTGAGAGAGGAGATACCATCCTGATCGTGCCAGGTATATTGCCTTCTTTGAGATCCGCTCAGCTTTATCTGCTGCATCATGCATGCTTTCTTGTACATTATCTTTAGCAGTTTTTAAGATAACTTGCACTCTACCAGCAGCATCGGTCACGTTCTCTTTTGTTGATTTAAGCATTACTTGCATCTTCTCAGAAGCCTCATGCATGTTATCTTGCATTTTCTCTGCAGCATCGTGCATACTTCCCTTAAGTTTCACAGCTGTACCTTGTACATTCCCTTTAACCGTTTGGAACATAACATGCAAGTTCTCCTCTCCTTTCACAATAAAgaccttcaagaaaaaaataacacttATGAGAATCAACTCTGAGAATTAAGACTAGGGAATGGACAGTGATGAAACGAATAAAAAGCACTCCAAAATTTTACTACAGCAATTAATTTATTGTAGACAAGAAAAAGATCAagccaaaaaattaattttcgtGTCAAGTATCTGTGGTGTGTTTTTGGTCAATTAAATATTAGCACAGACTGGCATTTAAAAGAATCAATGCACTCCATTTAGAATAAAACAAAACGCAAGCAATACATTAACATTGCATAGGATGCATCTGTTGAAGATTTAAGAATAAAAACTTATGTTTGCACCCATTTAAATATGTTTGTGTGTGTCTTTTCTTCTTCCAAGAACATAAAACTGGCAAGCTGGCTTGCTGAATGGGATGAGGGAGATTTCAGAAGATGCCAACAGGTTGAAGTACGTTGTCTAGGGTCTTCATCGTTTTAAATGTTTAGCGTCCTATGAAGACACTGAGCACCTACCATTTTCCCCAAATATCAGAATTACTGCAACTTTTCTATTCCATTTGTCGCTTCCCTAAGGTGAGATGACTCCGGCATATACCGTAAGTcgtttcaaattttgccacaaAACTTGCTCCAAACAAGAAAGTAGAAAAATCTTTTCCATGGGCTCCTTCGACATTTCAAACCGGAACCTTACAAGTGGATCGTAAATCCAATTAACCAACTCTAACGTTACAAAAGAAGGCAAAAGAGGAGGGGATTAGTGAATGACCTTGGATAAACTTGGTAGAAAACAAAGGCCGTGAATTGTGTGGCTATACATTTTCGTGTACCAATGCGCATTAAATTATCGATGTGAATATGCTTGGACAGTGACAATTAAATTTCGCACACCTTGGCATGCTCTAGACCAAGAAGTGAACATGTTGCGGTCAGTTCCTCACTTTCCAGTTCTTCGTTGCCATCCTCGTCATCGCTTTCAATTTTCTTCCCATCTTCTTCCTCCGTTACGTCCTCAGTATTTTGCCCGTCGCGACTTTGAAAATTATCACTGTCAATTGTTACGTCGACATTCGCCACATATTCTAAACCTCCTTCTTCGTTAGTTATTTGTTCTGACGATGACGTTTCTTGCTCATCTTTTGACTCAGTTTCTTCAAAGTTTTTTTCACAACTGTTATCAACCCTTTCAGAAACTAAGCAACTGACTCCACTGTCTTCCTCTTTAGCTATCGCTGTTACTTCGCTCATTTTCGTCGTCCTTCGGCGCAGTTCTGCCATATACGTAATCTTCAAGTGATAAGGTTAACCTGATATTCGCTGTGTTGAACTGTTATATCAGATCACGAAGTCTTCCGGCGTAACTGTATTGTGAGGATACTCGACACTAGAGacgttgtttcttttttcgaaGTAAAACCTTAGCCGCTTCCTCTTACCATGAGAGTGCTTCTATCGCTAAACAATGCACCGGGCTATTGCATTGAAAGGACAAAATTACATCAGTGCTCTTCTTTGTTAGGGAATTTGAAGGGTCATTGCTTTGTCTTGGTGGTCTGATCTTGGTTGACCAATGACGTGACACGTTAAAAACTGACGCCTTGTTGCGTTTCTGTTCACCCAATCAAAATACACGAGAAATTACGAAACTTAAATAACTCGCCATGGGCAAAGTCCATATATTTTCCGTAGATTTTTCACCGGAATTTACAAAGTAAGACACGATTAGCATAAAATGTTGATAGGGTAAGCACTTTGTAAAAGATTCACTGATGTGACCAGGGTCCTTTTTTTAAACCGAATTAGGAGCGATTTCAGAATATGCGTCAGAACTGCCACCTTTAGGCATCACGTCTGACCACGGTTTTCTGTTGCGCCGCAGTTTTTGCTCTGGCTACCATTTGACGCCGCCTTCTTCACTGGGCAAGAGGGAAAAGTCTAGGATCCagacaagaaaaaaatcaagaggtttAACACGATCGATTGCTAATGCTAAtcagcttgtggggtcgtgcataacataatatttaaatattttcaaaaaacgatAAATATGTAGAAGACTAAGATAATAGAAAGTTCAATTTACAATACGATCCACAACATAATCATCGGTACGGTTCCCTTAGCATTCCTTCCTCGAGGgaagagagaggaccctgggaattAGGTTGTCACCAAAGacccgtttcttgaaagtcccgaaacttttcggttGACATAATATTCTCTTTGTaccttcaaaacgaaggcgttcTGGGTCACGAAACTTTGgacttattttaattttattccctttacaacacgagaaaagaccagcttcacagaataagcgagttagagtttttcgaatggcttttcgggctcgtaaagttttcgggtctcATACATGATATATCATTTGGAAGTTTGACGGGTTTTGTTGTTTATTAATCGAAAATGTACTTTCTAACGCTAATTTACGAGATCGAAGGGGGATACTTTTGGCCACCAACAGTATCTGAGACCTTCTATAGTCTTAATAACAACACAGGATAGGTTACCGTAAGTCCACGCGTCATGAAATCTGCCAAGTCTTCCGGAGTGAATGCCCCTGGAAACGAAATCATCCAGGTGTCACAAAGTTCGGAAAAGGTTACGATTAATCGATTTAAGAATAGTAGTTCTTAAGTATGACTGTAAGTATTTCGCCAcattttcatcagttttgatCTATTTGCCTAATTTTTAGGACAAATTAGCCACCAATAAATTGGCCAAGAAAAGTTATCGGCGAGCATTAACACCGTCACCTTACAGAGGACAGCACCTTGCTAGGAGCAAAGCCAGACCTCAAACTTCTTTAGCTCTCAACAATGGACGAGGTGACGATTTTGCTGTTGAAGAAAATTATACAAGACCTAATTCTGCTTTTGGTAGTAGCAGTGAAAGATTATCAGGTGTTGGCAAAGTCACTAGGTATGTGCATGCGCTGCTTCGGTGAAAGCATAAGTtactactaactatggtgaAAGCAATAAGAGGGTCGTGGATATTCATCTAGGGAGGCAGACCTCTTGGTACAATAATATAATCTACACATACTCAGATCAGAATAGTATGACTAGTATTTCAGTTTTAGGATCCATCTGTGTCCATTCTGTTTAGCAACCCCATTCCCCAAGCCTTCTCTCTCTCTAAAGGTTAGCACAACCCTATCATGAATCCTTGTTTTTTGACCATGCCCACGGAAATTTTGAGggcttgtgttttgtttttgctttggaaACACTTCCTTCAAGTCTAATTTGAATGAAAGTAGACACCTTGATTgtaaatgatcatctgggtgactggaatcctgagaaggactgtaaCGTTGCCAACtgatgttttgacaacctgtgcggaagccatcttcagagtcgaGAGATCATACACAAAAAATGCCACAAGACTGACAAAAACTAGCTCTggaatatttcttcccataccttagatgaaaataaaacatttgtACTCTCTTACGGACTTTACACCTAAAGACATATTAACTGAGGATATTGTGATACAGAGTGTTGAGTCTTATCTGGCCCATCAAAGGGAGCTATTAGAATTGACCAAGGATGACATAGGGAGCAGAATAGCTTCCACTCTAGAATCAGCCTCACTCACTGACTGGAACTTGATGGAAGATGAATAATTTGCATTAAAATGCCTAAAAAACAACAAGGACATATAGCCATACTTCAAACAACAAAATGGACTTACTAGTGACAAACAGACATATACATACCACTGAAGGGTCACCCTACACCAGCACTCTAGCAAAGACTAAACAGCAAACTGCTCGACCTTAAAAAGGAAGAGACTATTGACATTCAACTATATTACAGACTCAGATGCTGTGTACCACAGTCAGCTATTAAAACTTGATGGACTACCTGAACTACACACAATCCTAACATACCAATATGACCCATAGTCTCTGTGGAtctcctacttaccaactttTCAAAGACTTAACTAGCATTCTCAAACCCTTAACTTTTGAACACCGACGCAAACTAAAATCCGCAGACAACTTCATTGATGCTATCAAAATGGTACAAATACCAAATGACCTCTAGCTAGTatctgttgtggtttaaatttagttttggtgcaaatttttaaaactggttcaatttttattttcttttgtcatgtattcattaccataatctggaacaatggcaaataaaattgaaaccagttcaaaaaacattaaaccaaggataaatttaaaccacaacatatccTTCACTTTTCTGACCAGCATACCACTTGAACATGCCCTTGACTGCCATCAACAAATCAACCACTATTACCCACAGATGACCTCATGGACCTACATCACCAAAtcactcaccagggtttttgaattttcaactgactaaaagcaatctctgaagatggcttctgcacagtcaccaacaacagtccttctcaggactccagtcacccttattgatcattttcaatcgaggtatgttactcctgggttcaagcTATTTTCTTGTAAACAAGGTGCAAAAAGAGATGAGCATTTAATTTAATGCGATGTTGTGGCCTGTGTCTCTATTTTTGTTACTGGTAGCTGTAATCCTACCATGCAGTATTCCAATAGTGAGATTGTAGTGGCTGCCTCCTGTGCCATTAAAAAGTACACCAAAGTTGTAAAGCTCTTTGAGCTTTGAGAAAATGCTGTAGATGAGTCACATTCTTACTTTTACTGTTTTTAGAACTAAAGCTATACCAAGAGGAAAAACAAGGCACAAGTCGGCAGTGAATTCACAGCGACCATTAACAGCTCTATCTAAAGCAAGGGTGGTTTGGGAAGATGATACAGTATCACAGGACACTGAGAGTTGCTCTGCTGTACAGGAAGAGCAATGTCAAACAAACATTAAGGCAACTGCAGATTtgttaaatattgaaaaatcaagTCATGCAGCAGGTACCGGTAAGTAGaatctaaatttttttttcttttgcaggtttTCTCTGTTGTAAGTAATATCATTTTATATTTTGATTAGGTATCTTGATctagtttttcattttgggtTACTTCCAAGGTATATTGCTAAAAACTGCATCATTGCtctaaggaaaaacaaaaatcacatTTACAGTTTTAAAATATGAATCTCTAATAAGAAACTGGAAAATCTCTTTGTACTTGGCATGGAGATGGTGACATAATTATGAAGACTGGAATAAAAGGGtctaagcaacaacaatttcattGCAAGGGAGTGATCAGAGGCGATTGGAAAGCAATAAGTAAATATGGCCAAGTGATGAGAGTTGATGATAGGTATTAGGTTCACTGGGCTTAGGGCGACTCTGACCACCAAcagtatttgtttgttttgatggaCCAAAATTGAACATTCCCCAGTGTTATGCATCAGTGTCAGTGGAAACCTCCACCTTCCCATCccagaaagaaaaagaggatTAGCAACAAATTGGCAAAAGAAACTCTCATAAAGCGTCACATTAAGGAGACAAATTATTACACTCTAAAACTGTTACAACTTCTACCAAACGAAGACAAACAACTCCAAAAAAAGTGGTTACCCTGAAGGGTTTCtgcagaaaacgttttcagaaGCTACTGTAACCTTTGACCGTAGAAGGTTTGTCTCAATGGAAAGAAAACTGAAGAATCTTGCCCTTTTCACGCAGTACCAATCATTCAACTGCCTATTAAACTTGAAACATTAAATCATTATGAGCAAATGACAATTGAGTTAAAACCAACCAACCATTTCTAAGAGAAATTTTCAAATAACAACCAGTAATATGTTATAAGAAAGGATACTCCTTTAAAAACAGAGAGGAAATAAGATATGAGAGGGTCACATAGACATATCAACCTCATTTTGCAGATTCCCACCCCCTCAAGCAAAGATGAGAACCAAAATGTTCAAATCCCCCCACGCCACCCTAGGCAGCGGATAATAAAATTTGCATGCTCTGCATGTCTTCTGGGTGAACTCTCCTAtctgaaaagaaagaatttgGAACACCCATGTGCTCATTTAAATGGAAAGTGCATTATTGACTTGACAATACTCTGATGCTACCAGCTTAAGGTATAAAATTGACTGTTCATTCCAAGTGAAAGTTCTGCAAGCTTTGTGTTTTAGGTGACCAGTTGAAAGAATCAACATCTGGAAAAAGTTCACAAGACAAAGTCAGGCTTGCTCTTCCACAAAGGCGCATAGGATTCAGCGCAGATGCATTCATTCCTGGCTCTGTTTCAAGCATGATGGGGTCTATCGTAGATTCAGATACTGTTGAAAAAATACCAGATGTGATACCATCTTCTTTTCAGAATTTTTTGGAATGTGATGCTAGTTCAGACTATGAAACAGATCTAGAAGAAGACTTTCCAGGTAATAATAGTTTGAGGTAGTAAGTAATTTTTGGCATACTTTTCAAGttcattgtgaaaaaaaaaatactactgTACAAAGCATTGCACCATTGTGTTAAGGTGATGGGGGATAATCATGTGCGGTACTTCTAAAGCTTTTCTAGATATATTGTCATGTCACGTGCATGATGTAAAGCAGAACTAGAATTCTCGGTCGCATGTAGATAATTTATCCTTCTGTGAATAGCGTTATCATTCTGCAATTTTGACACTGACTTTATGGCAAAAAGCAActttcttaaaaataatattttataattttgaattattatttttctctcttttatgtTACTAGTTTCATAATTTGTTAATATAGAGTAAATAACTGTGTttggagtttgaaaaatagcatttttaGTACTTCTTAATTTTTACCTGTAAGATTCAAGTTTGTAggaaaaaatttaaagaaaaaaacaaaaacaaaattttattctTAAGTTTTTACAACTTTTACAATGTTTCTGGGTAACCCTAACGATAAGTGAATTCGTAACATTCATTTTAGTGACAAAGAAGGCTTTTGATCGATCAGGAAGAAATCTGTATCACAAGTTATGCAAAGAGGAAGGTACAAGGTTTCATTTTTTATCCAGCTTATTATTAAATGTGcaataaattgttttaaaaggGGCAGATAAGTAATTTATTGCAACTATCCATGATGTTTAAAAGTGTAACATTTAATGTGGTGCTTCTGATACTTTAAGTTGCTGTTTGCTTTACAtgatattttattaattttgctcACAGACCTTGTTCCTGTGTCATATCTATCCAAGCGCTTCCAGTGTAAAGAAATTGTAATGAGACATCATGGCCTTGGATCTCAGGGAACATTTCCCATTGCTAAAGCACTTGTTGTAAGTTTTGGTAATCAATAAACCTACTAACCACTGTTGTTGGTCTTGTTATTTAATCATTACAATGGTAtggtaataaaaacaaaaataataatgattatttttccaGAAAAATACTTTCATAGAGAAGTTGGATTTGACAGATAACTATATAGAAGCTCCTGGAGCCATTGCACTTGCAAACATGTTGCTGGATAATTGTTTTCTCACAGATATAGTAAGTTTCTCTCCAAATTGGAGTCAATGTGTTCAGGCTTTTGCTAGCAACACAATGGCTTGAGAAGAGACGAATATTATTGGCCGAGACTATTCTCAGAAGAATATATGacaaacatgcaaacaaacaaaaaaacagactTTTAGATGTCACATTATACTATTTGCCATAAATCATGTCATTTATATTTGAAATGTGATTGAAAGATAAAACAAAATGGAACCATTAAtcaagtaaaaacaagcgatgTAATCTCCTGACGTTTCAGCGACTTCATGACACAATTGTCAAGGTacaaacaagaataaaattaacaaatgtaAGATCAAAAGTTGCAACTTATTTACATGGCATGGCAGAGGTGGCTACACAAATACTTTAGCACGGATAGAATCCACTTGCATGTTCAAACTCTGTGTTAGTTAATTGTTTGATGTAAAGAATGTCGTTGACAAGACAATCGAATTTGTCCATGCATGAAGACGTCGGGAGATTATATCacttgtttttacttgtctatATGTATTACTAAATCGTTGGAGCCATTAAAATTCAAGAAATCAGTAGTCTTAGAGAaaagttaaattacatttttcatttattttttcttaatcccTAACTTATAGAGAGcaaagttgaataaaaagagCTATTTCATGTTAACAGCTGCAGTGGTTGAATCAAAGCTTTGGTAACTGAACCTTTTGTGTTCTAATTTTTTAACTTTGAATGTTTAATTATTAGTATCACTTTTAGGTATCGTATTTCTGCCTTTACAATTCTTAAACTGACAGCAAGAGTTTTGCTTACAAAGGCTAACAGGTTGGTTATTACAAAGACTGAGATAAATTATTTTCCAAATACCTGAATGTGTTGACTCACCAGAATTATTTAAGGTGTAGTCATGTAACCTTTGAAAGTTTGATATCTATAGTTAGTGTAATACTTCATGGTGcaatattttaatgtttttttgtgattgaATCTTGGGTGTGAAAAATCTTCATCACTGAAACTaaacaattaaaattgaaaaagagtGGACTAAGTTGTAAATCAAAAACTTTCATACAACATTCCTAAAACAATGATCACATTATTTGCCTTTTAGATACAGTGCGCCATCCTTAAAATATTACTTTGAACAATATTATCATGTGATAACATTAACAagaaaatgaattcaaaaattaCTCACATTTAAAATAGAAGTAGCAGATctcttttcttcctttctttgaaATCATATCATATCAGTATTGCAGTTAACTAATTATTAGAAATTATGCTTGcaaattttattgtaaatggaaagaaatatatcattgcataattattatttttatattgttATTGGGTTTTCCCAGAACCATTGTAATAGTTAATGATTTATCTTATGATCTTATCGTATGATATATCTCAGGATTTGTCCGAGAACTTTCTTCGTTCAGATGGAGGAGAGGCCTTAGCCAAGGTGTTATTGAAGAACACATCACTACAAAAGCTTGTCTTGAGATGTGAGTACATGTAACTATCGTACTATACAGGGTGTCACAAAAGTTAGTTCCTTGATTTCAGCTGCCATATAACTTTTGGTCAGAGCATTGTATTTTACTTGAAATAtggtatttttattattatatcatcTTCTTGTATTCAGAAATGCAATATCTGGCATgcctccttttgttttttgaaacattttgtaGCCATCATGGCATGGAGTGGGATAGATCTTGTGGTGTGGAAGGCAGGATATTCCTCAAGGCTTACTTGAGCCCCCTCGTGATCTTTGCAAACTATTTCATCCATTATGCTGTACAGATTCTCaacagggttgatatctggtGAATTTGAGTGCTAGCTTGCTTTCAGGCTAAAATTGAGAAGGTTTTTCTTGCACCATGCTTGGTTGGCTTTGGTTGCATGAGCTGGCATGCCCCATTTTTGACGAAAGTTGTGTGCCGGTTGGAACTGCACAGTTTTCATTTGTCATGTGCTTCAGTCACAATTTTGCGGCAAAGGAGAGACAAGAGGGTTCATCTTCAAAACAGACGATGAAAGAGTGCATGTTAGATTTGGCCTACAAAATTAGGAGATTGTTTGGCAGGAAGTAGACCCAAGCACTTTTGACAGGAAAAGCAGAATTTCAACATTTGAGTCAAACAAAGGGGCACAACAAAATTGATATAATGTAATATATTCAACTAGGTTGCAACTTTTCTTTGAatgagtcttttttttttttgttttcatagttttttttttccacattttatTTCCATTGGTAACTTACAAAATAAAACGCCATTATGAATGTCAACATGATTActtaataaaaacaatattttaatctTTGATATAACAGCACataattattacttatcaaTAAATACTTTCCATCTGGCCTGAAATTTCCTTTGCGTATTGTTTTTTACAGCTATATACTTTTCAGTCTTATATTTCGTATTAATCACTTCTTTGAAGGCTGCTATGTCTGGGGTGAGACTATGTTTACGACTCATCCAGATATGCCATTTTGCaacaattaaaaagtaatttagtAAATCATTTACTTCATCTAATTTACCTATCAAAACATCctgcaaagaaaattcaacatgTTTACCAGAAAGTGCAAACCAAAAATTTTTTAAATCCTTCCAAAACTTGTTTGAATGAGTCATTAATTGCATTTACTTGTGTTGAATTACAGGTATAAAAAGCAGAAGAATGAACATCTAGGGCACCCTGTATACTGCATTCATTTTGTTAATGTTTATTTCATGTGTTACAATGCAATTCAACTTTCAGTTTtgcatcattttcaaattcaagcaGTTGAACAGTTTTGCTTGGgtaaattaaaagataaaaaaagtaataaaagtTTGAATAACCACCGTAATCTACAAAGCtgtttcacttttgtttgaaGGTTATTACATTCACCAATGCTTTGAAAGAAACAATGTCTGTGTCcttttgtttgctttccagcCAATCACTTAACAGACAAAGATGCCAAGGCATTTGCTGACGCTTTAAAAGAAAACCGTACACTTACACACCTTGATCTGAGCTACAATCAGATTGGAGAAATGGGTGGGATATATTTGGGAGCTGGAGTGGTAAGTAATGTCTGACTCTACCCCCaaaacaaatgtttttcaatttaaaaagcttctttcaataataattaagaaGTGACATGACGTCTCTCTTCAAACTGATCCACAAAAGTGCTGTTTAGTTGAGCTCAAATTTCAATGCTAT
This region includes:
- the LOC136919811 gene encoding adiponectin receptor protein 1-like; translated protein: MAELRRRTTKMSEVTAIAKEEDSGVSCLVSERVDNSCEKNFEETESKDEQETSSSEQITNEEGGLEYVANVDVTIDSDNFQSRDGQNTEDVTEEEDGKKIESDDEDGNEELESEELTATCSLLGLEHAKVFIVKGEENLHVMFQTVKGNVQGTAVKLKGSMHDAAEKMQDNMHEASEKMQVMLKSTKENVTDAAGRVQVILKTAKDNVQESMHDAADKAERISKKAIYLARSGWYLLSHIELPEWLRDNDFLSHHHRPPMPSFRSCFKSIFKIHSETGNIWTHLIGFVAFICVMFYMFLRPISTSYPFPNGWQEKLVFGAFFAGAILCLGFSWVFHTVYCHSIKVSKVFSRLDYSGIALLIMGSFVPPLYYGFYCSRTLKIAYMSVICSLGVMCTIVSLWSKFNTPKYRVLRAGLFLTFGCSGVVPAIHFIVAYGVTLAHRQAAIGWMGLMGVLYILGAIMYATRVPERWFPGKCDIWFQSHQIFHVLVVAAAFVHLYGICQMAYYRFHHAAVCE
- the LOC136919810 gene encoding leucine-rich repeat-containing protein 74A-like, with the protein product MKSAKSSGVNAPGNEIIQVSQSSEKDKLATNKLAKKSYRRALTPSPYRGQHLARSKARPQTSLALNNGRGDDFAVEENYTRPNSAFGSSSERLSGVGKVTRTKAIPRGKTRHKSAVNSQRPLTALSKARVVWEDDTVSQDTESCSAVQEEQCQTNIKATADLLNIEKSSHAAGTGDQLKESTSGKSSQDKVRLALPQRRIGFSADAFIPGSVSSMMGSIVDSDTVEKIPDVIPSSFQNFLECDASSDYETDLEEDFPVTKKAFDRSGRNLYHKLCKEEDLVPVSYLSKRFQCKEIVMRHHGLGSQGTFPIAKALVKNTFIEKLDLTDNYIEAPGAIALANMLLDNCFLTDIDLSENFLRSDGGEALAKVLLKNTSLQKLVLRSNHLTDKDAKAFADALKENRTLTHLDLSYNQIGEMGGIYLGAGVGMNYGLKHLDLSWNCIRFKGAVGVAQGLKTNDCLTNLNISWNGLSLLGCVALGRFLKKNEALESLDISNNRIGLLATQKLALGIAAHPNLKILKIGKNPIGDGGVETLLNVVKVHRTIKLLSLEDITVSPKVFDEIKQIEKERGVTIITGGIGGYKRPKEMPPGMRILLNFVQDNRLRLVDWFNQFDKDHSGGISRDEFKTGLRETGLVMTQRQLDRLIDFIDINNDGEIEYSELLRGREITIQEMRQEKKIEERQRKFEEERMRLPKLEGYDYDLM